In the genome of Mycobacterium sp. 3519A, the window CCTCATCGGTGTGCAGACGGGTGCGCTTCTGCGCGCCTTCGTCGAAGTTCAGCAGCAGCCCCGCCGTTTCCTCACGGTCGCATTCGATGAACTTGCCCTCGCTGATCGCGGCGCTGATCAGGTCGACCACCCAGTTCTTCAGCCGTTCGTAATCCGCCCAGAACTGGTGGAATTCGGCGCGCTGATCGTGTGCGATGCGCTGGATTTCGTTGAAGTCGATCGGCGACAACGCCAACTGCATGGTGTCGAACCGCAGCAGCCGGTACAGCTTGACCGCAGGCGAGCCGGACCCCGCCCCGACCTCGGCGATGAACTTCAGCGGCGCCCGGTTCACCAGCAGCGCCTCGCCCAACAGCTGCTCTTTGTTGCGGAACCAGTAGTACAGCGACGACTGCTGCAGCCCCGACGCGCGCGCGATATCGCTCATAGTCGTTTGGGCGTAGCCCTTTTCGGAGAACAGCTTGGTGGCCGCGTTGACGATGTCGGTACGAGGTGACGTCGTCGGCGCGGTGGCGGCGTTGTTGCGTGGTCTTCCGATGGCGGTGAGTTTAGCCAAGCGGGGCCTGTTCGCTGTGCGCACGCTCGACGACGTCGCGCGCCGCGTCGACCACGTCGCGCCACAGTTCCAGGCCCATCGACTTGGATGCCCGCGACGGATGCCCGGTCACCCCATTGGTCGAGACATGCTGCACGCCGTAGCGGAACACCGTGCCCTCGGTGCGGTCGGGATCGTCGGCGTCGCGCATCCCGTCGGTGTCGACGAGTTCCGGGCGCAGCACCAACATCAGTGAGGTCTCGGCGGCGTTGGCGTGCCAGTCCACCGCGTCCTGGGTCGCCCGTCGCGCGATGTCGGCGGTCAGATCCCACCACTGCATGACGCCGACGCGCAGGTCGGGAAATTCGCGCCGGAAGCGGTCGCAGGCGATCCACAGCGGGGCCGCGTTGCCGACGTGGCCGTTGACGAACAACACGCGCCGGAAACCGGAGTCCACACACGCCTCCGCCACCAGGAAGGCCGTCGCGGCGGTCTCCTCGCCCGAGAACCCGACCGTGCCCGGCATCCGGGTGCCGTGAAAGAAGCTGGCGCCGAACGCAAGCGGCGGCAGGACCACCGCCACCTCTCCCGCTGCGGCATCGGCGAGCGCGGCCGCGACGATCGTGTCGGTGCCGACCGGCAGGTGCGGGCCGTGTTGCTCGGTCGCGCCGACGGGAATCAGTGCGACACACTCGGGATCGGCAGCCAGACGGGCGGCCAGTTGCGCCGATGTCAACTCTTCCCACATGTGCGTCATGGTCACCAGAACCTCAGATAGCGATCCGTCTCCCACCACGATACGTGCGCGGTGTAGCCGTCCCACTCGGCGCGCTTCTCTGCGACGAACGAGTCGAACATCGCGTCACCGAACACCCTGCGCACCAGCGGATCGGCCTCGAGCGCGTCGATCGCCTCGCCGAGCGAGCGTGGCAGCCAGCCGATACCACGCGCCGCCAGGTCGGGTTCGGTGAGCCGGTAGAGGTTGTCCCGGTTCGGCTCACCGGGATCGAGCACCTCCCTGATTCCTTCGAGCCCGGCCGCCAGCATCAACGCACCGCCCAGGTAGGGATTGTTGGCGCTGTCGGCAGCGCGGCATTCGACGCGGCCGCCGCCCCTCGGGATGCGCAGCATGTTCGTCCGGTTGTTGTCGCCGTAGCAGGCGAACACCGGCGCCCAGGTCAGACCCGACATGCTGCCCTGCTTGACCAGTCGCTTGTAGCTGTTGACGGTCGGCGCGATGACCGCACAGATGGCGTCGGCGTGCCGCAACACACCGGCAATGAACTGGTAGCCGAGTGCGGACAGTCCGCAACCACGCGGATCATCGTTGGCGGCAAACAGATTGGTGCCTTCAGCGTCGGCGAGCGACATGTTGTAGTGCGCGCCGCTTCCGGTGCGGTCGGCGAACGGTTTGGGCATCCACGACGCGAACAGGCCGTGCTTGCGGGCGATCTCGCCGACCATCATCCGGAAGAACACCAACCGGTCGGCCATGGACACCACGTTGGTGTACGTGAAGTCGGTCTCGAACTGGCCGTTGCCGTCCTCATGGTCGAATGAGTAGACGTCCCAGCCCAATTCGTTCATCGCGGAGACAATCTCGTCGACCACCGGATAGTTGTGCAGCATGGTGCGCAGGTCGTAGCACGGCTTGTCGAGGTTGTCGTCGGGGCTGGCGGGCCCGGGTTTCTCGATGTCGGTGAGCAGGAAGAACTCGGTCTCGATGCCGAGGTTGAAGGTGTATCCCAGCGTCGCCGCATCGGCGGTGACGCGTTTGAGGATCTGTCTGCTGCACGCTTCGAACGGGTGGTCGCCGATCCACAGATCGCCTGGGAACCAGGCGACCTCGCGGTTGAACGGCATGATGATCGGCTGTGCGAGGTCGGGGTGCGGGGCGACCTCGTCGTCGTTGACGTCTTGCGGCACGCCGTCGAGCGCGGCGCCGGTGAACATCTCGGAACCCAGTGCCGCCTGGGTGAGGTGGCCGAGAGGCACCATTTTGCACTTCGGTTTGCCGTGCATGTCGACGAAGCTGATCGCCGCGTACTTGACGCCCTTGGCGGCGAGTTCCTGCGCGACGTCGGAGGCGGTGGTGGCGCTGTGGCCGTTCAGTGTGGTGGTCATGGTCATCCTGCCGTAGCGAGAGTCGTTGTGGGATTGAGCAGTCCGAGTTCACGGCCGAGGTAGCGGTAGAACTCCCACAGCGGCCGCTCGAGATGGGAGAGGCGGCCGGTGCTGGTGACGCCTGCCCGCACGGCACGCTGTACCGCAGCGCAGACGTCGAGGTCTTCACGGTGGATGTCGCAGATCAACTTGACCAGCTCGCTGCGGCGCGCCTCTACATCGGGGGCGGCCAGCGAGGCCGGTGACATGCAGATGTCGAGTTGCAGTTCGATCTTGCCCGCGCCGAGCGGAAGTACCTTGAGCCAGTACATGTATGCCGGGCCCATCGCGATTTGCAGCAGCGGGTAGGCGATGAAGATCAGCGACCGGTCCTTGTGCTGCGCGGTCAACGTGTCCGCGCCCGGCGACAGGAACGGCGGATCCGCGGGATACTCGGGCTTCTGCTGAGACCACATCGTGGTGAAGTAGTCCCCGACTTCGCCGGTGAAGCTCAGCGACGCCGGAAACCGCTCCTCGAGAGATCCGCGGTGTGGGCCCATGTGGTGGTAGCACTCCATGAAGTTGTCCACCATGATCTTCCAGTCCCAGTCGCAGACTCCCCAGTCGGTCTGCTCGACGGTCTGGTAGTTCTCCAGGTCGTACGGGTCGACGATCGGATCGAGCGCGGCGTACTGGCTGGCCAGTGATTCCGCCTTGCCGTCGAAGTTCACCATCACGAAGCCCTTCCACACTTCGTGGCGGAACTTCCTGAGCGGATAGTCATTTCGGTCGAAACCGGGTGACTTTTTCATCTCGGGTGCACCTGCGAGGTGACCGTCCAGCCCGAACGACCACAGGTGGTACGGGCACTGCAGCACGTTGGCTTCCCCGGCGCCGCTGCACACCTCCATCCAGCGGTGCGTGCAGTTGCGCGACAGGACCCGGATCTCGGAGTGCCGGTCGCGGGTGACGACCAGCGGGACGCCAAGGACGTCGATGCTGTAGTAGCTGCCCGGTGTGGCCACCTGCTCGACACGACACAAGGGGATCCACCCGCGCTTGAAGATGCGGTCCACTTCGGCCGCGTACAACTCGTCGCTGACGTAGGCCTCGGGCGGCAGGGTGACCGCCTTATCGGGTGACTCCACGGCGCAGGTGGCCGTCAGGCGGGAGTAGTCGAATGTCATGGCCCGACGCTATGGGCGCTCTGTTGCGCCCCCGTTTCCGAGCCGTAAATGACCTATTGAAACTACTTGAGAGTCCCGGTGGCAGCCCACAAGGATTTTTCCGGGCGTTGTTCAATACAGTATTGAAACCAACGTTTCGACTTTCTGACGCGCTCGAAAGCGGTAGGAATGACAGCATGATCGAGGTCACGCTGCTCGGCACCGGAAGTCCGATTCCCGACGCCAGGCGCGCCGGGCCGTCCACGCTGGTGAGGGCGGGCGGGCAAACGTTTCTGGTCGACTGCGGACGTGGTGTGCAGCAACGGATGACTGCCGCCGGCGTGGGGGCGAACGGGTTGACAGCGCTGCTATTGACGCATCTGCACAGCGATCACATCGCCGACCTCGGCGACCTGCTGATCACCCGCTGGATCTCGACCTTCGATCCAAATCCGGTGCCGTTGCCCATCATCGGGCCGCCCGGCACGGCCGAGGTGGTCGACGCGACGTTGAAGGCATTCGGCTTCGACATCGGCTACCGGATCGCCCACCACGCGGATCTGACGGCACCGCCCGCCGTCGAGGTGCACGAGCACACCGACGGCATGGTGTGGGATCGCGACGACGTGACGATCCGGGTTGCGCCCACCGATCACCGGCCCGTCGCGCCGACCATCGGGTTCCGCGTCGAACACGGCGGCGCGTCGGTGGTGCTGGCCGGTGACACCGTCCCGTGCGAGAGTCTCGATGCGCTCGCCTCAGGCGCTGGTGGCTTGGTGCACACCGTGATTCGGCACGACCTGATCGAGAAGCTGCCGATGCAACGCATCCGCGACATCTGCGATTACCACTCGTCGGTCGAACAGGCCGCGGCCACCGCGGCACGCGCCGGCGTTGGCATCCTGATCCTCACCCACTACGTGCCCGCCATCGAACCCGGCCAGGAGGACGACTGGCGCGCGCTGGCGGCCAGCGAGTTCGACCGGCAGATTGAATTGGGCGACGACCTGCACCGGGTCGAGATTCACCCTGGGGTGTGCACCAAGTCGGCCAGTTGATCGGCGGCGCCCGCGACGGTGTCGATGTCGGTTTCGGTCAGTGGCCGGCCGCGGGCGATCACCACGACGTGTTGTATCCCGAGGTGTCCGAGGGCATGGCATCTTTCGGTCAGGTCGTCGTTGAGCGCCGTGGTCACCGTGCGCTCGATCTGCTCAGGGCGCCTGCCGACGTCGGCGCAGTGCCGGTCGAGCACGTCTAGCTGGTTGCGGATCGCGGCGCCACCGTCGGGCACGTCGAACAGATTGCACGCGTCGGCGTATTCGGCGCCCAACCGCAACGTGCGGCGCCTGCCGGTGCCGCCGATCAGCACCGGCGGCCGCGTCGCCGGCCGCGGGCTGCCGACGGGATGCTCGAGCACCGAATACCGGCCGCGGAAAGCGGATTCGTCGCCGTCCCACATCTGCCGTGCCAGCCGCAGAAGTTCGGCCATGCGGTCGAACCGCTCGGCGGTGTCGGGCAGGAACAGTCCCATCGCGCGGGCCTCGTCGGCGTTGTAGCCCGCACCGAGGCCCAGCCACGCCCGACCCGCCGACAGTACGTCGAGTGTGGTGACGGCCTTGATCAGCAATGCGGGCGCGCGGAACGTCGCGGCGGTGACCATGGTGCCGAGGCGGATCCGCGATGTGACCGCGGCGAGGTAACCGAGCGTGGTGTATGCCTCCAGCATCGGTTCGTCGATTCGGCTGGCCGGGTCGGCCTGCAGTAGGTGGTCCGGCACCCAGAGGGTGTCGACAGCGGTGTCGTCAAGGGCGTTGGCGAGCGCTCGCAGGCGGGCGTCGATCCGGTCGGACCACGAGTAATTCGTCACGCTCACACTGAGTTTCATGATCGGGCCACCGCCTGCTGCTTGTTGGGCCTGCGTAATGGCAGCATCGCACCCGCCACGATCAGCCAGATCAGGCCGGTGAACCGGGCGATCGGCAACAGCGGCGACAGCCCCGCCCAGATCAGGACCAGCGTGGTGAGTTCGGCGAGCACCGCGATGGCCAAACCCGTCAGCGCGACGCCCCGCGGCAGTAGGGCGACGATCAGGCCCGGCACTGCGATACCCGCGATCAGCAGGCCGAGTGCGACCACATGCCACGGGCCGCCGGTCAGATACGTCAGGTAGTACAGCGCGCGCGTCAACGCGACGTCGGAGGTGACCTCCGGCCGTGACATGGTCCACACCAGCAGACCCGACAGCCCGAGTCCGGTCGACGCCAACAGTCCGCCTGCCAACGCGATGGTCGCCCCCGGCGCGGTGATGCCGAGTTGGCGCAGTCGCGCACTCGCGGTGGCGGCGTAGATGGCCAGTGGGATCGACGACCCGAACGTGCCGACGGCGATCACGACCGCCGCGGCGTGGTTGGCCGTGACGTAGTCCTGGATCTCCGTGGCCGATCCGTAGGGCAGCGGCATCATGCCGCCGGCGAGCACGACGCCGACGACCAGCCCTGCCAGCAGCAAGCCGAGCGAGATCGCCGCGAGCGGGGCGAGCGGCGGGCCCGCCTGCGTCGACCGCGCATTCGTATTCGCAGTTGAATCGTTCATAACTTGAACGGTATGCCTGATCTTGAAGCCAGACAAGGGCTGTCATCAATTCGACTGATAAATCGTTCACTGCTGATACGATCAACGTCGTGCCAGCATCTTCCCCCGGCGGTGACACGGTGGCGTTCCTCTTGTCGCAGCTGGGCCACCGGTCGGCGTCGGTGTTCGCCGAGTTGATCGCGTCGATCGAGCTGACGCCGCCGCATGCGGGCATCCTGCGGGCGATCGCATCCGAGCCCGGCCGCAGTCAGCAGGCGCTCAGCGCGCAGCTGGGCCTGTTACCGAGCCGCGTTGTCGCCTATGTCGACGAGTTGGAGGACCGCGGTTACCTCGAGCGGCGACGCAACCCCGACGACCGTCGCCTGCACGCGCTGTATCTGACCGCGGCGGGCAAGAAGGTGTTGACGAAGATCGCTGAGTTGGGCCGTCAGCACGAGCGGATGATGACCGCCGGGCTCGACGGCGCCCAGCGCGACACGTTGCGGGAGCTGTTGTCGATCGTCGCCGAAGCGCAGGGCCTGACGCCGCATGTCCACCCGGGCTACCGCACGTTGGGCCGCTAGGCCACATCCCTGGCGCGAATTAGGCCAGGCGCGTGATCTCCACAACCACGTCGAGGTCGGTCGAACCCTCGCCCGAGTAGATACCTTTCAGCGGGGTGACGTCGGAATAGTCGCGACCCACGCCAACGCTGACGTACTGCTCGTTGATCTCGCTGTCGTTGGTGGGGTCGTAGTTCCACCAGCCGCCGGTCCACGCCTGCACCCAGGCGTGGCTCTGCCCGTCGATGGTGTCGCCGATCACCGCCTTGCGCTTGGGATGGAGATAGCCCGACACATAGCGGGCCGGAATTCCCATGCCGCGCAACAGAATCAGCGTCAGATGCGCGAAGTCCTGACACACGCCCTTGCCTTCGCGCAGCGCGTCCAGTCCCGACGAGTGCACCCCGGTGGTGCCCTTGACGTACCGCAGTTCGCTGTGGACCCAGTTGGCTGCGGCGATGACAGCCTCCTGCGGATCGTGGTACTTGGCGATGCGCTCCCCCACCCGCCTGATCCGCTTGCTGTCGGGCGTGTAGTGCGTGGGGCTGAGCACCTCGTCGAACCGGTCGATCACCGCTTCGGTGTGCAGGTCGTCCCAATTCACCTTGTCGGCGGGCATGTCGCCGCGATCGGTCTCGACCACCGAACTCGACGTCACCTCCAATTCGGTGTGCGGGGCGTGCAGGTCGAACGCGGTGACCGCGGTGCCCCAGTAGTCGACATACCGGTATGACCTTGTGGCAGGGACGGTTTCGACGCGGTTGAGGATGACGTTCTGCCTGGTGTCAGACCGCGGTGTCAGCCGCGCCTCGTTGAACGACGCGGTCACCGGCGACTTGTAGGCATATCCCGTCGAATGCACCACCCGCAGCCGCCACATCAGACTTCACCTTCCTCGATGACCAGCGTGCCGTTGTGCCCCGCGTCATGCCACGCCACCCAGGGCGCCGAGTGGAAGTACTGCACCGCCAACGCCTCTCCGACGTCGCGGCAGGTCTTCTGCAGACCGGCCAGCCGCTTCTCCAGCGAGTCGAGCAGCGCACCCGGCTGCAGGAACTCCAGTTCACTGCGCGCGCGGCCGAGCAATCGTTGCGCCTCTGCGGTGGCGCCCAGCCGGCTGTGCGGGCGGTTGAGCAGTTCGTCGAGGCTGTGTTCGGCCAGTCGCAGCGAGTAGAAGATCGAGCGCGGGAAAAGCCGGTCCAGAAGCACGAATTCGACGACGCGACCCGCGTCCATCACGCCGCGGTAGGTGCGCAGGTAGGTGTCGTGCGCGCCCGCCGACCGCAGCAGCGTGACCCAGGCGGGCGATGCTGCGCTGTCACCGACACGCGACAACAGCAGCCGCACCATCATGTCCACTCGTTCGATGGCGCGGCCAAGCACCATGAACCGATAGCCGTCGTCGCGGCTCAACGTCGAGTCCGCGAGGCCGGCGAACATGGCGGCGCGACCCTCGACGTAGGACAGGAACTCGTGCGGGCCAAGACGTTTGGCCGCGCGCTCACGTTCGGCCAGCGCGTTGTAGGTGGTGTTCAGGCACTCCCAGATCTCGGTGGACGTGACTTCGCGTGCGCCGCGGGCGTTTTCCCGCGCTGCGGAGATCGACTCGACGATCGAGCAGCCGCCCGCGGTGTCGCGGCTGAACGCCACCAGGTCGGTCAACGACCAGACGTCCAACTGCTGCTGGGGCGCCTCGATGCCGAGCACCCGCAGCAGTGTGCGCGACGCCTGGTCCGGGTCGACGCTGGAATCCTCGAGCAACTGGTGCACCGTGACGTCGAGAATGCGGGCGGTGTCGTCGGCCCGCTCGACGTAGCGGCCGATCCAGTACAGCGATTCAGCGTTGCGCGCCAACATCGAAAATCGCCCCCTACTGCTGCTGTTGGTCTTGTGACTGGCCGTCGGCGTTGTCCGACTTCGAGTTGGCCTTCGCCTTCGGCAGTGACCGCACCACCTCGGCCGCGGCGAGTTCACGGTCGGCGACCGACGCCCGCGACGCCAGCACCCAGGTGTCCTTGGAGCCGCCGCCCTGACTGGAGTTCACCACCAGGGACCCCTCCGGCAACGCGACCCGGGTCAGCCCGCCGGGCAGCACCCACACGTGTTCGCCGTCGTTGACGGCGAACGGCCGCAGATCGACGTGGCGGGGTGCCAGTTTGTCGCCGATCTGGGTGGGCACCGTGGAGAGCTGCATGACGGGCTGGGCGATCCAGCCGCGCGGATCGCTGCGGATCTTCTTGCTGATCGCGGCCAGCTCCTTGGGTGACGCGTCGGGCCCGAACACGATGCCGTAGCCACCGGAACCCTCCACCGGTTTG includes:
- a CDS encoding TetR/AcrR family transcriptional regulator; the encoded protein is MAKLTAIGRPRNNAATAPTTSPRTDIVNAATKLFSEKGYAQTTMSDIARASGLQQSSLYYWFRNKEQLLGEALLVNRAPLKFIAEVGAGSGSPAVKLYRLLRFDTMQLALSPIDFNEIQRIAHDQRAEFHQFWADYERLKNWVVDLISAAISEGKFIECDREETAGLLLNFDEGAQKRTRLHTDEADRADEAIRVGEQVATIAVRGLLKRPSEIGRISAQAAQFDDASIALRVARPQPD
- a CDS encoding creatininase family protein encodes the protein MTHMWEELTSAQLAARLAADPECVALIPVGATEQHGPHLPVGTDTIVAAALADAAAGEVAVVLPPLAFGASFFHGTRMPGTVGFSGEETAATAFLVAEACVDSGFRRVLFVNGHVGNAAPLWIACDRFRREFPDLRVGVMQWWDLTADIARRATQDAVDWHANAAETSLMLVLRPELVDTDGMRDADDPDRTEGTVFRYGVQHVSTNGVTGHPSRASKSMGLELWRDVVDAARDVVERAHSEQAPLG
- the glnT gene encoding type III glutamate--ammonia ligase, whose amino-acid sequence is MTTTLNGHSATTASDVAQELAAKGVKYAAISFVDMHGKPKCKMVPLGHLTQAALGSEMFTGAALDGVPQDVNDDEVAPHPDLAQPIIMPFNREVAWFPGDLWIGDHPFEACSRQILKRVTADAATLGYTFNLGIETEFFLLTDIEKPGPASPDDNLDKPCYDLRTMLHNYPVVDEIVSAMNELGWDVYSFDHEDGNGQFETDFTYTNVVSMADRLVFFRMMVGEIARKHGLFASWMPKPFADRTGSGAHYNMSLADAEGTNLFAANDDPRGCGLSALGYQFIAGVLRHADAICAVIAPTVNSYKRLVKQGSMSGLTWAPVFACYGDNNRTNMLRIPRGGGRVECRAADSANNPYLGGALMLAAGLEGIREVLDPGEPNRDNLYRLTEPDLAARGIGWLPRSLGEAIDALEADPLVRRVFGDAMFDSFVAEKRAEWDGYTAHVSWWETDRYLRFW
- a CDS encoding aromatic ring-hydroxylating dioxygenase subunit alpha, producing the protein MTFDYSRLTATCAVESPDKAVTLPPEAYVSDELYAAEVDRIFKRGWIPLCRVEQVATPGSYYSIDVLGVPLVVTRDRHSEIRVLSRNCTHRWMEVCSGAGEANVLQCPYHLWSFGLDGHLAGAPEMKKSPGFDRNDYPLRKFRHEVWKGFVMVNFDGKAESLASQYAALDPIVDPYDLENYQTVEQTDWGVCDWDWKIMVDNFMECYHHMGPHRGSLEERFPASLSFTGEVGDYFTTMWSQQKPEYPADPPFLSPGADTLTAQHKDRSLIFIAYPLLQIAMGPAYMYWLKVLPLGAGKIELQLDICMSPASLAAPDVEARRSELVKLICDIHREDLDVCAAVQRAVRAGVTSTGRLSHLERPLWEFYRYLGRELGLLNPTTTLATAG
- a CDS encoding ribonuclease Z, which codes for MIEVTLLGTGSPIPDARRAGPSTLVRAGGQTFLVDCGRGVQQRMTAAGVGANGLTALLLTHLHSDHIADLGDLLITRWISTFDPNPVPLPIIGPPGTAEVVDATLKAFGFDIGYRIAHHADLTAPPAVEVHEHTDGMVWDRDDVTIRVAPTDHRPVAPTIGFRVEHGGASVVLAGDTVPCESLDALASGAGGLVHTVIRHDLIEKLPMQRIRDICDYHSSVEQAAATAARAGVGILILTHYVPAIEPGQEDDWRALAASEFDRQIELGDDLHRVEIHPGVCTKSAS
- a CDS encoding TIGR03560 family F420-dependent LLM class oxidoreductase, with amino-acid sequence MKLSVSVTNYSWSDRIDARLRALANALDDTAVDTLWVPDHLLQADPASRIDEPMLEAYTTLGYLAAVTSRIRLGTMVTAATFRAPALLIKAVTTLDVLSAGRAWLGLGAGYNADEARAMGLFLPDTAERFDRMAELLRLARQMWDGDESAFRGRYSVLEHPVGSPRPATRPPVLIGGTGRRRTLRLGAEYADACNLFDVPDGGAAIRNQLDVLDRHCADVGRRPEQIERTVTTALNDDLTERCHALGHLGIQHVVVIARGRPLTETDIDTVAGAADQLADLVHTPG
- a CDS encoding MarR family winged helix-turn-helix transcriptional regulator, translated to MPASSPGGDTVAFLLSQLGHRSASVFAELIASIELTPPHAGILRAIASEPGRSQQALSAQLGLLPSRVVAYVDELEDRGYLERRRNPDDRRLHALYLTAAGKKVLTKIAELGRQHERMMTAGLDGAQRDTLRELLSIVAEAQGLTPHVHPGYRTLGR
- a CDS encoding transglutaminase family protein — encoded protein: MWRLRVVHSTGYAYKSPVTASFNEARLTPRSDTRQNVILNRVETVPATRSYRYVDYWGTAVTAFDLHAPHTELEVTSSSVVETDRGDMPADKVNWDDLHTEAVIDRFDEVLSPTHYTPDSKRIRRVGERIAKYHDPQEAVIAAANWVHSELRYVKGTTGVHSSGLDALREGKGVCQDFAHLTLILLRGMGIPARYVSGYLHPKRKAVIGDTIDGQSHAWVQAWTGGWWNYDPTNDSEINEQYVSVGVGRDYSDVTPLKGIYSGEGSTDLDVVVEITRLA
- a CDS encoding alpha-E domain-containing protein; translated protein: MLARNAESLYWIGRYVERADDTARILDVTVHQLLEDSSVDPDQASRTLLRVLGIEAPQQQLDVWSLTDLVAFSRDTAGGCSIVESISAARENARGAREVTSTEIWECLNTTYNALAERERAAKRLGPHEFLSYVEGRAAMFAGLADSTLSRDDGYRFMVLGRAIERVDMMVRLLLSRVGDSAASPAWVTLLRSAGAHDTYLRTYRGVMDAGRVVEFVLLDRLFPRSIFYSLRLAEHSLDELLNRPHSRLGATAEAQRLLGRARSELEFLQPGALLDSLEKRLAGLQKTCRDVGEALAVQYFHSAPWVAWHDAGHNGTLVIEEGEV